gagaatttgaaataaaaagatgaagacgaagaagcagcagaagatgaggaggaggaagaggaagagttttggaTTATGCAGAActcatcagaataaaaatacacccaaatatcttcgtattacacccaaatatctttgttttacacccaaatttgctacaGATACAGCAATGAGTTATGTtacgtatacactaaaatcagccaccaaagtcaACAAGGGCTGCAAAATATACCCAAAATACACCACAGAagggctgcagaatacacccaaaaTACACTATATTAAAGCAAGCATAAACTATAGAATGCAAATACAACTATAAAACcatcataaaaaaaaacaaaaaccagaTTTATGAATCATAACtaaacagaaactaaaacaattcaactaaaagaataagACAATTCACCCTCCGTCATATGaaaagtcataaactgtaaatacacccaaactattataaaaatacacctaaatatttctgatctacacccgaacgTCTGATATAAAATGGACaagattatattaattataatcagaactagtacattagattcaattTAAACAAGGAAGAATTAACATCAAATTTCACTGGCAAGGTTCAAGGAATGGTTCATCTGACAATCTGAAGTTGAATTATCCATTATCTTAAAaaatgatttcagagcttgatgtcaaaaaataatgaaaattgagaataacgaaaaaagagaacagagagagaaaagcatgtaaatgaagaaggagaaaaagaaggcaagaaattcgaaaaaggaaACGGAAtcgtttcaaaaattaaaaatatgttagAGGCGCGTGAAACATATGTGCATAACAAACGCGTTTGAGCATAGTATCAATTAGaggacttgtaagacttgtatagAAAAATcacttgtatgtagagattaatcctttttattattaatttcgaaaattaaggtaaaaattagttagaaaatatatattttttatttttttaaatttaatgaagagagagaaaaacaagttaaagacaccaaacttaaaatttttagatttagtgcacacaattttcaaaaatttgaaggaaaaacacaataggacaccaaacttaaaaattttaaaatcaaaacacaaacaaaacacaagaacactttgaatgttaacAAGAACGCAAAAAAGAAGACTCAAAGAACACGAGAATATAGAAAGaatactaaacttaaaatttttagaaaactaaaacacaatgttcaaaaattaaagaaaactaacaagaaaaattatttttgaaaaatttttagaaagaaagactcaaaagaacatcaaattccaagaacataagccaatgctgtaaccaatttaacaaagaaaataaaaatatttttgaaaaatccttttagaattttcgaaaaaatataagaggaaaaataaaaataaaattaaaaataaaggacTCAATACGAACACAAActgaacaaataaaagaaaaatatttttaaaaaagtttgagtgattttcgaaaaattgagaagaagaaaatgaaaaactaaaggattaaaataaaataaaataaaatacctgatctagggagctaGACAATCCTTCAATTTGTCCAACCTCAACAATtcctggtaacggcgccaaaaactcggtGCGTGCATATGCAATCCCCACACTTTCCGTAtagcagcagtaccagcaagtgcactgggtcgtccaagtaatacctgagcgagtcagggtcgatcctgcaaggattgtggcttgaagcaagcttatggttgtcttgcaggtcttagtcaggcggaatcagaagGTTTATGTTTAGATGCAGTTTGATTGTGAAATTGAAAGGGATAAAACaattagattaattaataataattatatgctGGGAATTGAGTTAAGAGTCGGAGTTGCCTTGTCTTTCTGAATCAACTCTGGTACTattatcttctttgcttgtgaatgatcttcttctatagcaggctgtaagtgatcaaagtcattgtccgtggtcattgatctcctctgctacagaatgaACGCCAGGGCCCCTGGTCATTCAATCCAATGGAGGGTGAAGCTCTTGCAGGctattctcttggcgatcctactcaaaacgccacggacaaggtcgaatcttctggatcagagaacgctgcttctttggAATCTAgtctataccacggagaccttaaTTTCCCCGGAGATtgactgaactggtgtctcgagaagtcctcaacgaaatcgtggattaaccgagagatgtataaacatagctgttggctcgtgcttttcttccaggtactcacacgaacccaagtagacgcgggtgtttgtcaggcacgttcgttttagtgtgatgaacagagctaattgatTAGATCATCCTGTTCATCACGATGAAGATTGAATATACATATTAGAGATAGATCAGAAacggattgaagaagaaataatagtacttttattaatttataggactcagtagggctcctcccctcaacctaggaggtttagaaactcatactgaggtAGAAGACAatgtaaaacatgtataatgcGAAAAAGTTATAATAGATCTCCgaattacataaatataattccttaaatactaaatagataACTAGTAAGGATAAAATAgtttatttagtgctaaaattcacttctcgAACCCATttggtgagtatttgggctgagttttggtgagatccatgtgctatgagtCTCCTTGGGCGTGGAACGCTGgttagggggtcctctctgggcctttggacgATGGGCTCTGCTCTTTGAGCGCTAGACgtctggaagggggcaggaagacGGGGCCTTCTAAttcgaagcaaagtatagactattatatattgttggaaagctctggaagtcagcttttcatagccataaaaagcgctccatttggacttctgtaactctagaaaagctcttccgaatgcaggcaggtcagatctggacaacatctacaatgctttctctgtctctgaatctcTCAATCAGACTTcagctccaactcctcaatttcagcaaaaaattatctgaaattgtccaaaaatacaaaaactcatagtaaaataaaaaaatatgaatttaacactaaaatttataaaaacttaataaaaactaaataaaaactatataaaaatgatatcaaaaagtatataaatatcgcttatcaatgttctctttttcttttcttttttcccctCTCTCTCGGTTAAAACGGGCTTCAACTTTATCTCTCCAAGTAAAATAATTTCCTTCATCTAGCTTGATTGAAATCAGAATTTAGAAGCTGTACACCACCACTGCTCGGTTAGCAGTTGGATTTGGAGTTGCGCTTGTTGGTGTTGGATTTGCGGCATCAACCTGTTCCGCCATTGATATCTCTGAAGCTCTGATACCATTAAAATAATGTCGGTGGCTCAGATATATGTAAGAGAGATTGAGAGTTTGAGAATAGATGAGAGAATTgggattaaaaattattattttaacttcTACATTCTACATCTTTATAAGAATTTATATATACACTTGGACTTATAACATGCTATACCAATAACCAGTAATAAGTAACTAATAATTCATCTAACAAACTCTAACTAACTACTAATTTCCTCTAATTACTATTTGATCCTTCACATAGCGTGAAGGATGAAAGCctcaaattaaacaaaaaaaaatttgtaaccaACAACAAATcaatattcatttaaaaaaaaatattttcagtcCTTGACATTTGTTCATTCACCATTTTATTTActgattattaattaaaaataaattattttctagCAAAATGATTAAAACATATACAAATTGTTTCCTTTGAAAACTTCATCTCGTAAGCACATCTGCACACGGCACATCCTTAATGTAAATAAACTTTAGTTATTCTTTTCATTTTATAGTAGaactataaagaaaaaaaaagataagaataatCAACATTCGCTTCATTATAGTTATTCTTGTGCACATGCATCAACTTACATTTTCAaagattaaacaaataaaaaaggccACGAGAATATTAGTATGAATGCGAAATTTCAACAGGTTGGGTGCTAAACAGAGGGAGAATGATTAGATAGCATTTTATCAGGATCGTGCTATGTAAATTTCCCTGAAAATGATTATAAAAATGAGAAAGctaatttaaatacaaattctGCTGAACAAAGTCAGAATGAAGCATGGCAGCACATGTGCACACATCTACTTTGAAGTTGTTGAGAGAgacttaaaataattaattatgatttttattttgagAGAAAAGGAATTTGAGTGTTGAGAGGGGCTATGCAGCAATTTTGGCGGGACGCATGCATGTAGTCCGTACTCGTCCTCAAGTCTAGTCTCCACTCGCCAGTAGGCGGTACCACCGCCACAGTCACTCAACCACCCAACGCGTTCGCACGAATCACGTGTATatattaacttttcttttcttctttttaatttctggaTTAAATTATTAAACCCTTTGGGGTTAGCATGAAAAGAAGGCCAGAGCAGCCTCTGAGCCAAGCAACAGGGCGCAGATAATTAACGGAAACAACTTCCACTtgccttttaaaaatatttatagtcGTCTCTTTTTCTGAATACAAGGCCATTAGCATTATTAATTATCATTAACAAAGGGTTGTGGTTAATGACAAATTCGAATCTCCTGTTCATGCAAGTACTCAAGTCTCTGTAGTAAAACTAAGGAGGAGGAATAATGATGCGTATCCAATGATGTGGAGTGGTGAAGATCCAAATCCAAACAAGCACACAGTGCGCAACAATTGGAACCTAAGCGAGTTTCGGCAGAAAAAGGATAACAAAGCCCACGAGGTACACCTCATTctgttttcctttttttgttcgaaattaaaaaaaggaaaaaagaagaaagaaaaagtttaGGAACTCGGCATAACAGTGGCACATATTCACATCATTATTATTTCATTTGAAAACCAAGACAGCGATGTTTATGCTTATGCTTGTGACGCTGAAGACGAAAGCCTGGTGGATTCAGCTGCAAACTCTTTCTCACTAGCACTCAAAGGTATCATATACCAATCCAAAAGCCCCTTTTTGCGCCCCCTGATTTTTTAATCCCTAggattttacttttccttttatggATAAAGAATGTCAAGATAGGAGATCAAGATTTGAAGCGTGATCAGCCTGGTGCATTGGATCTGGGGATTTTACAATGCAAAGCCAAAAGGGTTGGAGCTCTGGAAGAGTTACTCCAACTCCAAGGAAGAACATTGGCGGCGGAGCTATGCTGCCGTTTAATAATGGGAGAGGACTACCTTCAAAGTGGGAAGACGCTGAAAGATGGATTCTAAGCCCTGTTGGTAGAGATGGTGTAACTGGGAATTTGGTTTCACCACACCATAGGAGACCAAAGTCAAAGAGTGGTCCACTTGGTCCACCAGGTGTTGCTTATTATTCAATGTATTCTCCGGCAGTGCCTCTCTTTGGAGGAAGGCATTCCGCTAATTTGGCCGGGCCTTCTCCGTTTTCGCCAGCTGTAGCTTCATCTGATTCATTCACAAACCGCTCCGGTGGTGGCCATGGTGTTGTCGTTCTGCCCACCACAGAGCCTACTTTGCTCCGGTCCGCTAGTGTCCATGGATGTTCTGAAATGCAGAGTGAACCATCAGCGCCTGATCAAGGTTTGATTTCTATATAACTCATCCTAAAGGAATTGTAATTGCTCCGCTTCTGATTGATTCAATGATATTTGTATATTAGATCCTTGATATAATATTGTATGGATGGAACAGATGGTATCCAATGTGAATTCATAAACAATTTCAGGAATAATTGGTCTTATTACAAGTAGATATGATGTATGATTATTTTCTagtatgattttttgtttttaaatgaaTGGTATGATTATTAAACTATGCTTCAATGCATGTGATGTTGCATTATTGATGTTGGAACTAATTCACAGAGGATAAGCTTCATAGCTTCAAAGATGTGGGCACCGATGTATCTGGTGCTGTTTCAAGGAGGGACATGGCAACCCAGATGAGCCCACAGGGTAGCCAATGCTCCTCTCCCAATTTGAGTCAGCCTTCTTTCTCTACCTCCACTCTGTCTTCGTCGACCTTCACAGAATGGCGGAATGTTGCTTCCTCTAAAATGGATGTAAGGGATGTTCAGGTAGATGAACATGTCACCGCAACAAAGTGGTCCAAGAAACACAGGGCCTTATTTTCTGGCAGAGGCtcagaaaattttgaaagcaagcaaaagaaagaaattagAAATCTAGCTTCAGCTTGGGATATTGCTGAAACGCCAAAAACTGCCTCTAAGTATGTCTaccattgttattgttattattgcatCAATTTACTTCAGTTATTCTCGTAAAATATTACCAAAGAAGAAAATGATTCAACACAACTTTGCACCGTAAAATATGAAACTACTAAGTATTGCAAAGAATTTGACATTAAACAGTGAAGTCATAAGCCAAGTTTGGAtaaccaacttaattaagctccttttgataaaataacttaaacaataaatgattctgttaaaagtaacttataaataagttattttgtatttggatttttaactctaaaagtacttattttatagaaatgtgatgaaaagtagaagtatgATGAgagaattcattttttttaatttctctataagctcctaaatatcttcttagaaagttgcaatttggttttgaaaattgcacccaacattaatactactacttttcataagtcaaaagttaaaaaaaattacttctaaAGTTTCCCACACACAAAATGAAATTTTCCTTCTTTGCTCATCATACATAATTCAAAGAAGGAAGTTTCaaagtttaaaaattatatcGGAGGAAACTCCTAGACTCTATAATTTGGTAGCAAAGAAATCTTTGTACAAACAGTTTCTAACTGCCACTTACTTTGATTTGTTCAGGGCTGAAAGGGAGGAAGCCAAAATCAATGCATGGGAGAACTTGCAAAAGGCAAAAGCTGAGACAGCAATACGGAAACTAGAGGTTATTTCCTAGCTACTTCTCTTTTTGGAGAATTCCGTAAAGGAATTGCTAGGAATATTTAGCAAAATAACTATTTTaagatgtttatttatattttccgTAGGGGCTCCTATTTTGGAATTATCCCTTATCGTTTTGCTTATTAGAAAGCCCTATTATATAATTATGATCATAGATTGTGTGGATTACATTATTGACGAAAAGATAAGTTCGTAAATGTAATAGTAAGTATTACTTTGTTGTACACAGAGCTAAAGATCTATGAAAACTCATATTGAAGTGAAAACGTTGAAGATAGTGATTATAAGTTATAACTTGTTGGTTCTGTTTCAGATGAAGCTAGAAAAGAAGAGAGCATACTCTATAGACAAGATTATGAACAAGCTTAAATTGGCACAGAAAAAGGCTGAGGAAATGAGAAGTTCAGTTATAAACATAGAGGCTGATGCTGATCAAGTTGTACGAACGTCTCGCAAGGCTAAATTATTTCTTAGAATCAGTCAGATGGGTTCATTGAGTGGTTGTTTCAACTGGCATGCCTCTTAAAGCATACTTCAAGTGTTTGAGTGATATATTGGGTATGTTCCTCTGTAATTTAGTACCGTTGCTGTTTGCAATCTATGAAACAACAAAATTCATGTAATATATTCATTTGTTAGTGAAAAATGGAGTTAAAAGTTTTGTATTTCTCTTTAAGGTGTCCATAGTCACACTCGATTTTAAGCAATTTACTTTAAAATCTAAGCCTCAATTGCTCAGACACAGCCCCGGAGTAGGGATTCAGTGGTTAACCATATGTGACTGAAGGCCACACTTTGAATAAGCTTCGTGTATATATGTTCTTTTCTCTTCTACATATACAACTTAAAAAATAACGCTATAGTCCTACAATTTTTTATACGACgaagaaattattttttcatattttaaattgattaaattcGTCTCTCCAAGTTAGTCTATTTGTCAGTTGACAATTCAACTATTAGAAAGGGTAAGAGAAAGTAATAGAGAAAATGTTTGTATGTATTCAAGTTGTGTAAAATGATCCAATATAGAAAGATATTTATATGTGCTAAGAGAATCGATATAATAAagactataataaatattcagatatactaaataattctaatgaatcctaattgattctaatatattctaacattcccttcaaactcaagtgacaacttatacaacgaaataaagaaaaaaaagggataaACTGATAGAACGGATGTAGATAGAACTAGAGGAAGGAAGCCTAGATGGAATTGCCGGCCATAAGGAAGCGCAAATAGAACTGCCACAAGAAAGTACAGACCGAATTGCCACAAGGAAACGCAGAAGAAACACAAATAGAATTGCCGCAAGgaaatgcagacggaactgccataAGGACATATAGACGGAACTGCCACATGAAAAACGCAAACGAAACTGCTGCAAGGAAGCACAGATGAAATTGCAGCAACGAAAGTATAGACAAAACTACCGCAAGAAAAGCACAGACGAAACTGCTAAAAAAAAGCGCAGATGAAATTGCGCAACTAAAGTAGAGACGAAACTACCGCAAGAAAACGTAGATGAAACTGCCAAAAAGATGACAAACTGTCCGAAAACGGCCAAAAAGGGTGGCAAATTGTGAAGAGATGGTAAAATGCCAGAGGATGACGAACTGCTGAAAGGTGacgaaaactatatgatttctcCATAAGAATAGGTAAGAAAAAGATGACAATGATGTTTGATTCATTCGACTCGGAAAGATACAAGACGGAGAGGATAGGCTAGTCGGTGAGTTGAAAAAACATCAAAGAAGTgacaaaaggcaagggaaaatggAATAGAGGAAAAGTGTGAAAAATATGGTAATttcaccaaaagaaaaataacctatCATCTTCAAGGAAGATACCATAACTCTGATATCATATTAGAAAGGGTAAGAAAAAGCAGTAGAAAAAAGGTTTGTGTGTATTTaagttgtgtagaatgatacaatataaaaggataTTTATAAGTGCTAAGAGAATCGATATAATAAAGacataatattctataataaatattcagatatactaaataattctaatgaatgctaattgatcttaatatattctaacattccctcaaactcaagtgacaacttgagtttgaaacttatttaaaacaacgaaataaagaaaaaaattggatAAATTGATAAAATGGGTGCAGATAGAACTGgcagaaggaagcgcagacggaaacTACCATAAAGAAGCGCAAACGGAATTGTCACAAAGAAGCGTCGGCGGAACTACCACAAGGGAAGCACAGACGAAACTGCTACAAGGAAGCGCAGATGAAATTGCCACAAGAGAAGCTCAGATGAAACTGCCACAAGGGAAACGCAGACGA
This region of Arachis hypogaea cultivar Tifrunner chromosome 8, arahy.Tifrunner.gnm2.J5K5, whole genome shotgun sequence genomic DNA includes:
- the LOC112705855 gene encoding uncharacterized protein encodes the protein MQSQKGWSSGRVTPTPRKNIGGGAMLPFNNGRGLPSKWEDAERWILSPVGRDGVTGNLVSPHHRRPKSKSGPLGPPGVAYYSMYSPAVPLFGGRHSANLAGPSPFSPAVASSDSFTNRSGGGHGVVVLPTTEPTLLRSASVHGCSEMQSEPSAPDQEDKLHSFKDVGTDVSGAVSRRDMATQMSPQGSQCSSPNLSQPSFSTSTLSSSTFTEWRNVASSKMDVRDVQVDEHVTATKWSKKHRALFSGRGSENFESKQKKEIRNLASAWDIAETPKTASKAEREEAKINAWENLQKAKAETAIRKLEMKLEKKRAYSIDKIMNKLKLAQKKAEEMRSSVINIEADADQVVRTSRKAKLFLRISQMGSLSGCFNWHAS